A region of Drosophila suzukii chromosome 2L, CBGP_Dsuzu_IsoJpt1.0, whole genome shotgun sequence DNA encodes the following proteins:
- the LOC108021017 gene encoding uncharacterized protein — protein MDSINEDVWIVILKFLPMSDQLSLAQVNESIASYVKYQWKHLKRVTLTREDLEFLDRNEKLMQECLGGWSRSVERLDLPNASRDLLMKWTEFSFPQLRSLDCHMDYNLEEADEETLLLTELFPFLTSLTLNSSTTGRYLWQWSDLKELNLIWCEYLETDTFEQIFGSLKLTKLTLLYYSYNVNLGEKVLAITRCSTLEELILDDHHLLGDFLTRLMNLPHFRRLAFYTRDYYEFLLSSVARHKPLKVRSLLFNDSFWSSERVAESIMHMTNLRRLVLQEDDIDSQQLHAICHKLPQLEELHLVQLLEIPSPTHLWNSISLCPSLRILNLSSTKLSCHFLYVSHSRLSQVLINRSSPLTIYLHNTGLVPEVVLSAINCPNLYISFKPIHLNIWSSRFVEIEFIPESA, from the exons ATGGATAGTATTAATGAAGATGTATGGATAGTTATTCTGAAGTTCCTGCCCATGAGTGATCAGTTGTCACTGGCCCAAGTGAACGAAAGTATTGCATCCTATGTGAAATACCAATGGAAACATCTAAAAAGAGTGACTTTGACCCGAGAGGATCTGGAATTTCTGGACAGGAACGAGA AACTGATGCAGGAATGCCTGGGCGGTTGGTCGAGATCGGTGGAGCGCCTAGATCTACCCAATGCCAGTCGGGATCTGCTGATGAAGTGGACGGAATTCAGCTTTCCCCAGCTCAGATCGCTCGACTGCCACATGGACTACAATCTCGAGGAGGCCGACGAGGAAACCCTTCTGCTGACCGAGCTGTTCCCGTTCCTGACCAGTCTCACACTCAATAGCAGCACCACAGGACGCTATTTGTGGCAATGGTCAGATCTCAAAGAGCTGAATCTCATCTGGTGCGAGTACCTGGAAACGGACACCTTCGAGCAGATCTTCGGCAGCCTAAAGCTGACGAAGCTTACCCTGCTCTACTACAGTTACAATGTGAATCTGGGCGAGAAGGTGCTGGCTATCACTCGATGCTCAACGCTGGAAGAGCTGATCCTAGACGACCACCACTTGCTAGGGGATTTCCTCACCCGGTTGATGAATCTTCCGCACTTCCGCCGCCTGGCCTTCTACACGCGTGACTACTATGAGTTCCTACTGAGTTCGGTGGCCAGGCACAAGCCACTGAAGGTGCGATCGTTGCTCTTCAACGACTCCTTCTGGAGCAGTGAACGGGTGGCGGAAAGTATTATGCACATGACCAATCTTCGGCGACTTGTCTTGCAAGAGGATGACATCGATTCGCAGCAACTGCACGCCATCTGCCACAAGTTGCCGCAGCTGGAGGAGCTGCACCTGGTGCAATTGCTCGAAATACCTTCGCCCACCCATTTGTGGAACTCTATAAGTCTGTGCCCCAGTCTAAGGATCCTCAACTTGTCGTCTACCAAGTTAAGTTGCCATTTTTTGTATGTCAGCCACTCACGCCTCTCCCAAGTTCTGATTAATCGCAGTTCTCCGCTGACCATTTATCTCCACAACACTGGTTTGGTTCCCGAAGTG gTTCTGTCAGCTATAAATTGTCCCAATTTATATATCTCATTCAAACCCATCCATTTGAACATTTGGAGTTCACGATTTGTGGAAATCGAATTCATTCCTGAATCAGCTTAA
- the LOC108021022 gene encoding uncharacterized protein — protein MDHRTCQCKKRNVNPLKKKFSRLLKKNSHSETEKLRNEMDLVKNELEKAYDVIDEMEFELESVDLLALQNQWLRDELLKLKTQEDGVVPRNEVEDPASRKRRRSYRQQVSAGMLDPQFKVPSQEQRFGIVLD, from the exons ATGGATCACAGAACATGTCAGtgcaaaaaaagaaatgtgAATCCCCTTAAAAAGAAATTTTCGCGGCTACTTAAGAAAAACTCACATAGTGAAACCGAAAAACTAAGGAATGAGATGGACCTTGTTAAAAACGAGCTGGAAAAAGCGTATGATGTTATTGATGAGATGGAATTCGAGTTAGAAAGC GTGGATTTACTGGCTCTCCAAAATCAGTGGCTACGCGATGAATTGTTGAAACTTAAAACGCAGGAAGATGGTGTGGTTCCTAGGAACGAGGTGGAGGACCCAGCATCCAGAAAGCGACGTCGCAGTTATCGGCAACAAGTTTCTGCAGGGATGTTAGACCCCCAGTTTAAAGTCCCATCCCAAGAGCAGCGATTCGGAATCGTTCTGGATTAA